From the genome of Saccharomyces eubayanus strain FM1318 chromosome X, whole genome shotgun sequence, one region includes:
- the TDH2 gene encoding glyceraldehyde-3-phosphate dehydrogenase (phosphorylating) TDH2, whose product MVRVAINGFGRIGRLVMRIALQRKNVEVVALNDPFITNDYAAYMFKYDSTHGRYAGEVSHDDKHIIVDGQKIATFQERDPANLPWGSLKIDIAIDSTGVFKELDTAQKHIDAGAKKVVITAPSSTAPMFVMGVNEDKYTSDLKIVSNASCTTNCLAPLAKVINDAFGIEEGLMTTVHSMTATQKTVDGPSHKDWRGGRTASGNIIPSSTGAAKAVGKVLPELQGKLTGMAFRVPTVDVSVVDLTVKLNKETTYDEIKKVVKAASEGKMKGVLGYTEDAVVSSDFLGDANSSIFDAAAGIQLSPKFVKLVSWYDNEYGYSTRVVDLVEHVARA is encoded by the coding sequence ATGGTTAGAGTTGCTATTAACGGTTTCGGTAGAATCGGTAGATTGGTCATGAGAATTGCcttgcaaagaaagaacgTCGAAGTTGTTGCTTTGAACGATCCTTTCATCACCAACGACTACGCTGCTTACATGTTCAAGTACGACTCTACTCACGGTAGATACGCTGGTGAAGTCTCCCACGATGACAAACACATCATCGTCGATGGCCAAAAGATTGCTACTTTCCAAGAAAGAGACCCAGCTAACTTGCCATGGGGTTCTCTAAAGATTGACATCGCCATTGACTCCACTGGTGTTTTCAAGGAATTGGACACTGCTCAAAAGCACATTGACGCTGGTGCCAAGAAGGTTGTCATCACTGCTCCATCTTCCACCGCCCCAATGTTCGTTATGGGTGTTAACGAAGACAAATACACTTCTGACTTGAAGATTGTCTCCAACGCTTCCTGTACCACTAACTGTTTGGCTCCATTGGCCAAGGTTATCAACGATGCTTTCGGTATTGAAGAAGGTTTGATGACCACTGTCCACTCCATGACCGCCACTCAAAAGACTGTCGATGGTCCATCCCACAAGGACTGGAGAGGTGGTAGAACCGCTTCCGGTAACATCATCCCATCCTCCACCGGTGCCGCCAAGGCTGTCGGTAAGGTCTTGCCTGAATTGCAAGGTAAGTTGACCGGTATGGCTTTCAGAGTCCCAACCGTCGATGTCTCCGTTGTTGACTTGACTGTTAAGTTGAACAAGGAAACCACCTACGATGAAATCAAGAAGGTTGTCAAGGCTGCCTCTGAAGGTAAGATGAAGGGTGTTTTGGGTTACACTGAAGACGCTGTTGTCTCCTCTGACTTCTTGGGTGACGCTAACTCTTCCATCTTCGATGCTGCCGCTGGTATCCAATTGTCTCCAAAGTTCGTCAAGTTGGTCTCCTGGTACGATAACGAATACGGTTACTCTACCAGAGTTGTCGACTTGGTTGAACACGTTGCCAGAGCTTAA
- the ILV3 gene encoding dihydroxy-acid dehydratase ILV3 codes for MGLLTKVATSRQFSTTRSVAKKLNKYSYIITEPKGQGASQAMLYATGFKKDDFQKPQVGVGSCWWSGNPCNMHLLDLNNRCSQSIEKAGLKAMQFNTIGVSDGISMGTKGMRYSLQSREIIADSFETIMMAQHYDANIAIPSCDKNMPGVMMAMGRHNRPSIMVYGGTILPGHPTCGSSKISKNIDIVSAFQSYGEYISKQFTEEEREDVVEHACPGPGSCGGMYTANTMASAAEVLGLTIPNSSSFPAVSKQKLAECDNIGEYIKTTMELGILPRDILTKEAFENAITYVVATGGSTNAVLHLVAVAHSAGVKLSPDDFQRISNTTPLIGDFKPSGKYVMADLINVGGTQSVIKYLYENNMLHGNTMTVTGDTLAERAKKAPSLPEGQEIIKPLSHPIKTSGHLQILYGSLAPGGAVGKITGKEGTYFKGKARVYEEEGAFIEALEKGEIKKGEKTVVIIRYEGPRGAPGMPEMLKPSSALMGYGLGKDVALLTDGRFSGGSHGFLIGHIVPEAAEGGPIGLVKDGDEIIIDADNNKIDLLISEQEMSQRKQNWVAPPPRYTRGTLSKYAKLVSNASSGCVLDA; via the coding sequence GTCGAGACAATTCTCTACAACGAGATCCGTTGCCAAGAAACTAAACAAGTATTCCTACATCATCACTGAACCAAAGGGCCAAGGTGCCTCCCAGGCCATGCTTTACGCTACCGGGTTCAAGAAGGATGACTTCCAAAAGCCTCAGGTCGGTGTCGGTTCATGCTGGTGGTCTGGTAACCCATGCAACATGCATCTGTTGGACTTGAACAACAGATGTTCCCAATCCATCGAAAAGGCTGGCCTAAAGGCCATGCAGTTCAACACCATCGGTGTTTCTGACGGTATCTCCATGGGTACCAAGGGTATGAGATACTCTTTGCAAAGTAGAGAGATCATTGCGGACTCGTTTGAAACCATCATGATGGCTCAGCATTACGATGCCAACATCGCCATCCCATCTTGTGACAAGAACATGCCCGGTGTCATGATGGCCATGGGTAGACACAATAGACCCTCCATCATGGTCTACGGTGGTACCATCTTGCCCGGTCACCCAACCTGCGGGTCCTCCAAGATCTCCAAAAACATCGACATTGTCTCAGCTTTCCAATCTTACGGTGAGTATATCTCCAAGCAGTTcactgaagaagagagaGAAGATGTCGTGGAACACGCCTGCCCTGGTCCTGGTTCTTGTGGTGGTATGTACACCGCCAACACAATGGCCTCTGCCGCAGAAGTCCTAGGTTTAACCATTCCAAACTCCTCTTCCTTCCCCGCCGTGTCCAAGCAGAAGTTGGCCGAGTGTGACAATATTGGTGAATACATCAAGACAACAATGGAATTGGGCATTTTGCCCCGTGACATCCTCACCAAGGAGGCCTTTGAAAATGCCATCACTTACGTCGTTGCCACAGGTGGGTCCACCAATGCTGTTTTGCATCTGGTTGCCGTTGCTCATTCCGCGGGTGTTAAGTTGTCTCCAGAtgatttccaaagaatCAGTAACACCACACCATTGATCGGTGACTTCAAGCCTTCCGGTAAATACGTCATGGCTGACTTGATCAACGTCGGTGGTACACAATCCGTGATTAAGTACTTATACGAAAACAACATGTTACATGGTAACACCATGACTGTCACCGGTGACACTTTGGCAGAACGTGCCAAGAAGGCACCAAGCTTGCCTGAAGGCCAAGAGATCATCAAACCTCTTTCCCATCCAATCAAGACCAGCGGTCACTTACAAATCTTATACGGTTCATTGGCGCCAGGTGGTGCCGTGGGTAAAATTACCGGTAAGGAAGGTACTTACTTCAAAGGTAAGGCCCGTGTCtacgaagaagaaggtgcCTTTATTGaagctttggaaaagggcgaaatcaagaagggtgaaaaaactgttgttattatcaGATACGAAGGTCCAAGAGGTGCTCCAGGTATGCCTGAAATGCTAAAGCCTTCTTCTGCTCTAATGGGGTACGGTTTAGGTAAAGATGTCGCATTGTTGACTGATGGTAGATTCTCCGGTGGTTCTCATGGGTTCTTGATCGGTCACATTGTCCCAGAAGCCGCTGAAGGTGGACCTATTGGTCTTGTGAAAGACGGTGACGAAATCATTATCGATGCTGACAATAACAAGATTGATTTGTTGATCTCCGAACAGGAAATGTCTCAACGTAAGCAAAACTGGGTCGCTCCTCCACCTCGTTACACAAGAGGTACTTTATCCAAATATGCTAAGTTGGTTTCCAACGCTTCCAGCGGTTGTGTCCTAGATGCTTGA
- the SPC1 gene encoding signal peptidase complex subunit SPC1 gives MSALLQDIQRKLIFPIDFPSQQKTENFQQLSLTIGAVIACILGFAQQSLYVLLVTYGISCVITLLCVLPAYPWYNKQKLRWAQPKIEINIDQYD, from the coding sequence ATGTCTGCGCTTTTACAAGatatacaaagaaaactgatCTTCCCCATAGATTTTCCCAGCCAACAGAAAACGGAGAACTTTCAACAGTTATCACTCACAATCGGAGCTGTTATAGCATGCATATTGGGATTCGCTCAACAATCGTTGTATGTTCTATTGGTTACGTATGGCATAAGTTGTGTGATTACTCTACTATGTGTTTTACCAGCTTACCCATGGTATAATAAACAGAAATTAAGGTGGGCACaaccaaaaattgaaattaatATCGACCAGTATGATTAA
- the CAL4 gene encoding Cal4p, with amino-acid sequence MSRTEPSEETASSLQSEFSFNEGISENNKKNVVLLNQIVPFILNTSHYMTDLMYILYYLAQNQDNKRPNADGTCVSHKEELLALKSDLCELIYDLRTGFRLLLDSCELDHFETPGKCRHLIEKVLVTSIYGVNGLISQELSRLNVDFKEEFVLQLQNCLLGFVNLYKFLNKIPMNKQQSQMNDLQMKILVNVLQNELLPIWKFQLDLLNCKLFNELSKDKNMVKMYREATNDTEIDVSKGEPFIKYVNWLKDQIIGEMTV; translated from the coding sequence ATGAGTAGAACAGAACCTAGTGAAGAGACAGCATCGTCTTTGCAGTCTGAATTTTCATTCAACGAGGGAATATCAGAgaacaataagaaaaatgttgTATTGTTAAACCAAATAGTCCCATTCATCCTGAACACGTCCCATTACATGACAGATCTAATGTATATTTTATACTACCTGGCCCAGAATCAGGACAACAAACGTCCAAATGCAGACGGTACATGTGTGTCGCATAAGGAAGAACTTTTAGCATTGAAGAGTGATCTTTGCGAATTAATTTACGATTTAAGGACAGGTTTCCGTTTGTTATTGGATAGTTGTGAGTTAGATCATTTTGAAACACCTGGGAAGTGTCGACATTTGATTGAGAAGGTTTTAGTTACATCTATTTATGGAGTAAATGGACTAATATCTCAAGAATTAAGCAGATTAAACGTcgatttcaaagaagagtTTGTTTTACAACTGCAGAACTGCTTGCTGGGGTTCGTCAATCTttataaatttttgaataaaattcCCATGAACAAACAACAATCTCAGATGAACGATttacaaatgaaaatactaGTTAATGTGCTACAGAATGAATTGTTACCCATTTGGAAGTTCCAGCTGGACCTGCTTAATTGCAAACTGTTCAATGAGCTTTCTAAAGATAAAAACATGGTAAAAATGTATAGGGAAGCTACGAACGATACGGAAATTGACGTTAGCAAGGGTGAACCATTTATCAAATATGTTAATTGGTTAAAAGACCAAATCATTGGCGAAATGACTGTGTAA
- the MET3 gene encoding sulfate adenylyltransferase encodes MPAPHGGVLQDLVARDASKKKELLAEAQSSDILVWNLTPRQLCDIELILNGGFSPLTGFLNENDYSTVVTDSRLADGTLWTIPITLDVDESFANQIKPDTRIALYQDDEIPIAIISVQDVYKPNKSIEAEKVFRGDPEHPAINYLFNEAGEYYVGGSLEAIQLPQHYDYPGLRKTPAQLRLEFQSRQWDRVVAFQTRNPMHRAHRELTVRAAREANAKVLIHPVVGLTKPGDIDHHTRVRVYQEIIKRYPNGIAFLSLLPLAMRMSGDREAVWHAIIRKNYGASHFIVGRDHAGPGSNSKGVDFYGPYDAQELVESYKHELDIEVVPFRMVTYLPDEDRYAPIDQIDTTKTKTLNISGTELRRRLRVGGEIPEWFSYPEVVKILRESNPPRPKQGFAIVLGESLTVSREQLSIALLSXFLQFGGGRYYKIFEHDNKTELLSLVPDFIGSGSGLIIPNQWESEKDSIAGKQNIYLLDSSSSADIKLESSNELISHIVQKVVLFLEDNGFFVF; translated from the coding sequence atGCCTGCTCCTCACGGTGGTGTTTTACAAGACTTGGTCGCTAGAGATGcgtcaaagaagaaagaactgtTAGCCGAAGCCCAATCTTCAGACATCTTAGTGTGGAACTTAACCCCAAGACAACTCTGTGATATTgaattgattttgaatggtGGGTTTTCTCCACTAACTGGCTTCTTGAACGAAAATGATTACTCCACAGTCGTTACAGACTCGAGATTAGCAGACGGCACACTATGGACTATTCCTATTACACTGGACGTCGATGAATCATTCGCAAACCAAATAAAACCTGACACAAGAATTGCCCTATACcaagatgatgaaattccTATTGCTATCATCTCAGTCCAGGACGTTTATAAGCCAAACAAGTCTATCGAAGCTGAAAAGGTCTTCAGAGGTGATCCTGAACATCCTGCTATCAACTACTTGTTTAACGAAGCTGGTGAATATTACGTTGGTGGTTCATTAGAGGCCATTCAATTACCTCAACATTATGACTACCCAGGCTTACGTAAAACCCCAGCTCAATTAAGATTGGAATTCCAATCAAGACAATGGGACCGTGTCGTCGCCTTCCAAACTCGTAACCCAATGCACAGAGCCCACAGAGAGCTAACCGTTAGAGCCGCTAGAGAAGCTAATGCTAAGGTCTTGATTCATCCAGTTGTCGGGTTGACTAAACCGGGTGATATCGATCACCACACCCGTGTTCGCGTCTACcaagaaatcatcaaaCGTTATCCTAACGGTATAGCCTTCTTGTCCTTGTTGCCATTAGCAATGAGAATGAGTGGTGACAGAGAAGCTGTATGGCATGCGATTatcagaaaaaattatggTGCTTCCCACTTCATCGTTGGTAGAGATCATGCAGGCCCAGGTTCGAACTCCAAGGGTGTCGATTTCTATGGCCCATATGATGCGCAAGAGTTGGTTGAATCCTACAAGCATGAATTGGATATCGAAGTGGTTCCATTTAGAATGGTAACCTACTTACCAGATGAAGATCGTTATGCTCCAATTGACCAAATTGACACtacaaagacaaaaactTTGAACATCTCAGGTACAGAATTAAGACGCCGCTTAAGAGTTGGTGGTGAAATCCCTGAATGGTTTTCATATCCTGAAGTGGTTAAAATCTTGAGAGAGTCAAATCCACCAAGACCCAAGCAGGGGTTCGCCATTGTCCTAGGGGAGTCCCTAACCGTTTCACGTGAACAATTATCGATCGCCTTATTATCAAMATTCTTACAATTCGGTGGTGGCAGATACTATAAGATCTTCGAGCATGACAACAAAACTGAATTACTGTCTTTGGTTCCAGATTTTATTGGTTCTGGTTCTGGTTTAATTATTCCAAACCAATGGGAAAGTGAAAAGGACTCTATTGCTGGCAAACAAAACATTTACCTATTAGACTCATCTAGCTCAGCTGATATCAAGCTAGAATCAAGTAACGAATTAATTTCACATATTGTTCAAAAAGTCGTTTTATTCTTGGAGGACaatggtttttttgtattttaa
- the GPI14 gene encoding glycosylphosphatidylinositol-alpha 1,4 mannosyltransferase I: MVGEDWGLIVLSFLVRVGFFLFGIYQDANFKVRYTDIDYFVFHDAAKYVYEGKSPYARDTYRYTPLLSWLLVPNHYFGWFHLGKIIFVIFDLITGFLIMKLLNQAISKKRALMLESIWLLNPMVITISTRGNAESVLCCLIMLALYYLQKGKYTMAGLLYGLSIHFKIYPIIYCIPMAIFIYHRMRKEGPRAQLTALLNIGVSTLVPLLGCGWAMYKMYGYEFLDQSYLYHLYRTDHRHNFSIWNMLLYLDSANKGNGGSNLSKYAFVPQLLLVLVTGCFEWWNPTFDNLLSVLFVQTFAFVAYNKVCTSQYFVWYLIFLPFYLSRSHISWRRGILMVTLWAVTQGIWLSQGYYLEFEGKNVFYPGVFVASALFFLTNVWLLGGFITDLKTPVPLATAGKKNN, from the coding sequence ATGGTTGGCGAAGATTGGGGCTTGATTGTACTATCATTTCTTGTAAGGGTTggatttttccttttcggTATTTACCAAGACGCCAATTTTAAAGTGAGGTATACCGATATTGATTATTTTGTGTTTCATGATGCCGCcaaatatgtatatgaGGGCAAATCACCTTATGCGAGAGATACGTACCGTTATACGCCTCTATTAAGTTGGTTGCTGGTGCCCAATCATTATTTTGGATGGTTCCATTTGGGGAAGATCATATTCGTTATTTTCGATTTGATTACTGGGTTCTTAATTATGAAGCTTTTGAACCAAGCCATCTCCAAGAAGAGAGCTCTGATGCTAGAGAGCATTTGGCTATTGAATCCAATGGTTATTACGATCAGTACAAGAGGAAACGCGGAAAGCGTATTGTGCTGCTTGATTATGCTTGCACTTTATTATTTGCAAAAGGGCAAATATACCATGGCAGGTCTCTTATATGGCCTTTCCATTCATTTCAAGATATACCCGATAATATACTGCATCCCGATGGCGATATTTATATACCATAGAATGCGTAAGGAAGGTCCACGAGCACAATTGACGGCTTTACTTAATATTGGTGTAAGCACGCTAGTGCCTTTGTTGGGATGCGGATGGGCAATGTACAAGATGTATGGGTACGAATTCTTGGACCAGTCATACTTGTATCATTTGTACAGGACAGACCATAGACATAATTTCTCAATATGGAACATGCTATTATATTTGGATTCTGCGAACAAGGGGAATGGCGGGTCCAATTTATCGAAGTATGCATTCGTACCTCAATTGCTGCTCGTATTGGTAACCGGGTGTTTTGAGTGGTGGAATCCCACATTCGATAATCTACTGAGTGTTCTATTTGTGCAGACGTTTGCCTTTGTGGCGTACAATAAGGTTTGTACATCACAGTATTTTGTATGGTACTTGATATTTTTACCATTTTACCTGTCAAGATCACATATCAGCTGGAGAAGGGGCATTCTGATGGTCACGCTCTGGGCAGTGACACAGGGCATTTGGCTAAGTCAAGGGTACTATTTAGAATTTGAAGGCAAGAACGTATTTTATCCTGGAGTCTTCGTAGCGAGCGCTCTGTTTTTCCTGACCAACGTGTGGCTGTTAGGCGGGTTTATCACTGACCTCAAGACACCGGTGCCACTCGCAACGGCCGGTAAGAAGAACAATTGA
- the TMA22 gene encoding Tma22p, with the protein MLKEVVYCGVCSYPPDYCEFSGKLKRCKVWLSENHPDLYAQLYGTEENAQEEVEAVTTKLAESSIGEAREEKLEKDLLRIQKKQENKEQRELAKKLSSKVIIKREARTKKKFIVAISGLEVFDIDMKKLAKTFASRFATGCSVSKNVEKKEEVVIQGDVMDEVETYIHSLLEEKGMKDVKVETIDAKKKKKPAAEGVAK; encoded by the coding sequence ATGTTGAAAGAAGTTGTTTACTGCGGAGTTTGCTCATACCCACCTGATTACTGCGAATTTTCAGGTAAATTGAAACGTTGTAAAGTTTGGTTATCCGAAAACCATCCTGACCTTTACGCACAACTATACGGGACCGAAGAGAATGCACAAGAGGAAGTAGAAGCCGTGACCACCAAACTGGCTGAATCCAGTATCGGTGAAGCCAGAGAGGAAAAGCTGGAAAAGGACTTATTGAGAATCCAAAAGAAGcaggaaaacaaagaacaaagagaGCTAGCCAAGAAACTGTCATCCAAAGTGATCATCAAGAGAGAGGCCAGaaccaagaagaagttcaTCGTGGCCATTTCTGGGCTGGAGGTCTTTGACATCGACATGAAGAAACTGGCCAAGACATTTGCGTCCAGGTTCGCCACTGGCTGTTCCGTGTCCAAGAACgtggaaaagaaggaagaggTCGTCATTCAAGGTGACGTGATGGATGAGGTGGAAACTTATATACACTCGCTACTGGAAGAGAAGGGGATGAAAGACGTCAAAGTGGAGACCATCGAcgcgaagaagaagaagaaacccGCTGCAGAAGGCGTCGCCAAGTAA